The Erpetoichthys calabaricus chromosome 16, fErpCal1.3, whole genome shotgun sequence sequence ACGTCCAATCGGAGCGAAGTATTGGAGATGAAGTCGGAGCAGTAACGCCCTTTTCCTCGAGTATCTCCATTAGGAGATAAGAAACTCGTACATAGAACCATCCCTAAACTCGCCGCCGCTGAGTTATCAGGTTACTCATTCATATAGACGTAAAATGACAGACAACGGTGGTAACAACGGGAGATCGTGGACGTCTTGCATTATGAAGTGCATCTGTCATTCTACGATCCCGTCAAACTGCCTCACGCAGACGACAGAATCGCACATTAGGTGTTATAATACGTGACACCTAAACCAGCAGCCGACTGTGGCACAGTATGATGCACAGGTGCGTTTCACCCTAACCCCGGTGGTTTCGAGCCCAAGCAGGACTCGATATAACTTCACCTGCGTACTTGCAACACATTAAGACAAGAATGTCACTTAGTCACCGGTGAAGATGAAAGAAAAGACCGATGTCGTCTGGAGAGGCTCTTTAAGGCTTTTCGATTGTCGATATTCCGCGAACTGCTCAATGATTACATAACGGGTTTAGCCGCATGCCACCACCGAATACGAAGCTCCTGTGTACGTCACACTGCCTTACACTTCATTCTTTGGAATATTGAAAATTTCAAAGGAAAGCATCTGAATGCAATGAACGAATAAGTCATCTAGCCAatccatctttcaaaaagaaaaaagctgtaaTGAAGTGAATCTACCGCCGCGTTAAGCAGCAAGAATTTTTGCCTCCAAGAAAGAGGTCAGTCGCTATAAAGAGCAATAACGAGTCAGGTTTAGGTCACAAGCCTTAGATTGTTATGTTCAGTTACATTCATCTAAACcttcaaataaaagaaacatgCCTAACCTAAATTGAAACGAAGACTTCGGCTCTTTAgtactgggaaaaaaaatctccttcagaGAGGAAATTACCCGCAGTTCAAATTATTGACAGTAGAGGGCCGCGATTCTTGGACACGTAAAAGAAACAAGGCGTTATAATGAGCAAGCCGTGTCATGCAAGCGCACTATTATTAGACCGATATGTATTTGTttccagggggaaatttgactAATTACAGaagttaaatacatacataaaataaataaaatatgatattCGGACAAAGAGCGGAGCCCTTTCACTTCACATTGACTAATACGAATGAAAACGTCTggcttggcagtcacagtgaggcgttACAAAGACCAGtggctgttggtataaaagagccccacTGGCGTTTCTCGACACTCTTCTACTGTATTTGATAAGTTCAACCCAAATGTCACTTTATATCTCACTGCAGCTTACCACATTATCAATGGCACTTAAACCGCTTTCGTTTGCAATCTTTTAAAGGGTAACATGAGATGCATCAACACAGCAAACAGCGCGGACAGACTGGTGTGGTGGTTAGGGCTTTAATCTGCCAGTCTCGAGGATGTAGGTTCCAATTCCCCGTGTGACCGTGAAAAGAAGTGGAAACAACTGTACCTCAAGATATCACACCTGTTCCTGCTGCTTTTATTTCATCCCAACGTTTAACTGCACCACAATTGTTAGTGTACATTACACACAATAAAACTGTCGATGTGCCTAAGTGCTTAGCTACATAATGAGGGTTTTTTGTACAGTGTGTGATTGTTGAATTGacatttaaatgcatttattatatataatgtatcaAGCTCAGGGCCTGGACCCGCCAGGATCACGCTCCAAAAGCAACCCGTGAATCGCCGCTGAGAGGGGCTCGCCAAAAATGGTTGTTGTCATTGGAGAAATTGAGAAGAATTCctcacagatttaaaaaaaataaaggcatgaGAGAGGCATTGCCTCGGTCCTCCAGGAGAGACGAAAGGCTCCAGTGCAGGTAAAGGGGGGTTGGGGGTCGCAGATGAGACCCTAAGTGCTCCCAGTACCAGCGAGGCACTGAGCACGGGAGTTTGCACCCTGCTTGGGTACGATGAggtcacttcagtcaggtcaAGTGCGACAAGGAGAGGTGACAAGTTGGGCTCAGGTGCTCCGCCATCAAAGATGCAGAAATCGGAAGGTCATATCCCAGTCCAGTAACTGATCGTATGTGGTGCCCCTTCAACCGAATAAAACTAAACtgcaaatccagaaaaaaaacaagtcatggCAACAGCTTGGCCCTCCCGTAATTATGATGTCAAGTCGCAGACTACATACGAGCTCAGCAAGTCTGTTTATCCCGTTTTCGTTGTCCAACGCCGCTCACCAACACTTCAGTAAACCACCTGGTGGTGGCATTGGGCTCTGACGGGGACACTCCCTGGATGAGAAGACATGAGTGATGCGACACACCGAGTCTGTCACCCCGGAGCAGCGGAAGCACAAGGCAGCCTGTccagacttcattttaaaatgaactaaCTGTTCGGAGgaggcgcaagacaggaacccaCCCTAGACtggtactgatgctctgtgtaagaaaggacagagccggttatactaccttagaaggctggcgtccttcaacatctgcaataagatgctgcagatgttctatcagacagttgtggcgagcgccctcttctacgcagtggtgtgctggggaggcagcattaagaggaaagacgcctcacgcctggacaaactggtgaggaaggcaggctctattgttggcatggagttggacagtttaacatctgtggcagagcgaagggcgctcagcaggctcctatcaattatggagaatccactgcatccactaaatagtatcatctccagacagaggagcagcttcagcgacagactgctgtcactgtcctgctccacagacagattgaggagatcgttcctcccccaaactatgcgactctttaattccatccgagggggtaaacgttaacatttaacattatacaaagttattgtccgtttttcacctgcattattatcattctttaatattatttattgtatcagtatgctgctgctgaagaatgtgaatttcccattgggattaataaagtatctatctatctatctatctatctatctatctatctatctatctatctatctatctatctagacggGATGCCAGCCTTTCATGGTGCGTTTCAAATTCGATATCAGCCTGTCTTCAGATAGTTAACATAAAGAAATCAAACCCAAAAACTTGcggcaaaataaaaaagacagagaGCAAAGGAGAAACAAACAGGCTGGAATTCAAACTgtacagcacacacacatttacagctGGACTTGGACCCAGGTCAGTTGAAcagctaaccactgcgccacccagtaacaacaaaagtaagaaaaacaaaagctcCAGTCCAATAGATAGGACACTTGGCACTGCCATTAAGTTGGTTATAAGGACTGGAGGGTCTCGATTTCCCTTCAAGTCTTCATTAGCTGCAGGAAGTGAAAACCACAAATACAACACcgtggccagcagggggcagcacTGCCTACCAATTCTGCTTATTCGTCATTATGGTGTTAGCGTCTCaatgggtcacctgaaaataactgcaactaaataaACTGGACATGAGCCCTGAGAGGTGGCACACTAATCTGGGGTGCCCCTTGATCAGACCCTGCAGCACTCATGCACATAGTGGCACATCTCTGAAAAAGCTCAGCCAGGGTGAGGGTGCGGGCACATCCTAAACCAACCCAATACCCATAATGATAAGAATGTTAGTGAAATGGCACCAACCTCATATCAGTCGCGCCAGTGAATCCTCCCAAGGGTCAGTAATCCACTACCTGTCAATGTGGCTCAAAGGAAGACATGAGATGCAAGCAGTCGGTCTCCAGAAGCCCCGTGCCACTCGCTGACGGTGATGAGCCACTCTAGATTTAAGAAGCCCTCATCCCCCTCCTTCTCCCCTGTCCACATCCGTCTGATGGCCAGGATGAGTGTGGCTTGTGACCCCTTAAAGCCAACTCCAGTCTGCGGTGCTTTGGCATAGTGGCTGGTGGTCCTTTGCAAGTCTGTCAAGCCGTCTGGCATCAAAAAACTGTGGAAGACGAGTGTTGTACCCTGGTGTGAAGGAACTGCAGCTGTCGGCTTGAGGAATTTTAAGAGTAGACCTCCGAGTGGAAGAACGGCAATCATTGTCCAAGTGCAGCTCATACCAGAAGACAAGACTACTGCTAAGTGgggtttgttattgtatggtgCTTTCTGCCAACTTCACCTGACAGAGAAGAGGCATTTGGGCTTGAGCACTCTGCTGAAAAGTcgtcattttacttttcatctAGGCTGGCTTGTAATTGGGCCTCCAGCACCATTTTATCGAAGGTCCGCACGTTGGTTTCTTCTCGCACCTTGTCTCTCACATGGAAAGAGGCGCGGGCCACGGAGCGTGCACTCTCCAGTATGGCTCGCTTCTCCCGAAAAATCTGCTCGCTCTTCTCCAACTTCTTTTCAATGGACAAGAGCAGCTCCTGGCGCCGCTGATGCTCCTCCATTTCCACCTTCTGCCTGTTCAGCTTCAGGATCTTCTCCTTCTCCAGACGGCTTTGCACCACTTTGAGGGCCTTCTGTTGGGCCTTCTCCTCGGCCAGCTGAGCTGCCTGCTGTGCCCTCTGCTCGGTCCTCTGTGCCAGGGCCTCCAGATAATCTCTCTGCTCCTTCTCCTTTATTTCGGCTGACTTGCGCGCCTTCTGGATCTGCTGCTCTTCTTTCTTGGACTTCTCCTTCAGCTCCTGGTTTCTTCGCTCCTGGATCTGCTCGTAATTCTCTGTGGAGCGGCTCAGCTTCTGTTCCATGAGACGCCGGGCGAGCTTCTTCTCCTCGGACTGTCTGCGCGCAATCTCATGGAGCAGAGCTTTGTGCCTCAGCTTTTCAGCCTTGTTGAGACCCCGCCGCTCTTTCTGTATTTGGTGCTCCTTCTCCTGCCTCTTCAGTTCGGCCATGCTGAGCTTTTCATGAAGGAGCTGCTGCTCTTGCTCCAGCATGGTCTGCCGCTCCTCTTCGATGGACCTGAGGTTCTTCTCCTGGTGAATCTTCTTCTGCTTCTCTTCCAGGGCCACCTGCCTCAGCCTCTCCTGCCTGGCACGCTCTTGCTTCTCAGCGAGCTCCTTCCAGTGCTCCTCACTCTCCGACGCCTGCCTCTGCCTGAGGGTGGCACTGTCCTTCTGCTCCTGGCTGAGACGCTGCTGCCGACTGCTCATCTGGCTGTGCCACATCTTCTGGCACTCCAGGATGGCCCTTTGTTTCTCCCTCTCTTCCCTTCCCCTGCGCATTTCCTCCAGGCGTCTCTCGCTGTCCCACTGCATGTGGGCCACCAGGCGTGTCTGACGGTTGATGTGCTCTTCCTGGTGTTTGGCCAGCATCAGCGCTGCTATCTTGCGATCTCTCTCGGGCACTTCTCTCATTCCTCTCCGTTTGACCTCTGTCACAATTTTTTCAACCTTTTTGGTGGTCTGTGGAGAGTGGCTAAGGTCACCAAGACTCAAGCTGCGGCCCATCAGGGAATTCAGAGTAGCCACTGTCCGAGCCTGGGGACTGCCTGCCTTGGGTGCACCCCAGCTGTAGGATGAGGATGCTCCAGACTCGGAGGAGGGATGATTGGTTGTGGTGGACACCTCATGCTTTTTCTGTAAGGATTCCAGGGAGTGGCTTTTGCCTTTCCCCTTGGTCTCAGACACATCGCCACCTGTCTTCTCATCTGGAACTGGCGATGTGGAACTCTTGACACTTGGGGCTGCTGTGACACCATTATGTGATGTTTGTCTCCGTGCTGGCGGTCCAGCAGCCAAGGGTTTGGCAGTGGAAGTTACCCTTCCTGAAGAAGGTGGCTTTGAGGCACGGTCAGACGTCCCATTGACAGAGGATGTCCTGCTTGCTGGGGAGGAGGATACGCTACTGGACGTGCCATTAAGAGTGGTGGAGACCCGACTGCTGACCACATTAAACGGGCACCGCTTTTCCTCACGGACGATCCTTTCCCGTTCGTCTCGGCAATGCTTCAGCTTCAGCAGCCTTTCTCGCTCGTAGATTTCAAAAAGGCCATCGGCCACCCTCATGGAGTGACCGGGGGCCTCCTTCACAAATTCATTAATGGAACGTGGCAACAGCTCCACGGGTTTGACGCCGCAGCGAGCGCAGGCCTCGAGAGATCGGGGGCTGGTGAGCACATAACGGCTGCCGTCCGCCTCTGGGGAGTCGAAATTGTAAAGGTCCAGATGCAGCTTGGGCGACTGCTCCCTCTGCCGGCAAGGGGCGGTAGTGTCGGTGCCAGGGAGACTCGAGCCGCCTGTGGCTCCGGCAGGTACCTCGGGCCCTCCATCGCCGCCTTGGCTGTCACTCGTACCTTCTGAGGGATCCACCATGACACACTGGAAACGACACGTAGGAGATTTAATTAAAAAGGGGGGCATACAAGGCTTGATAAGAAGGCCACTTATTCATCTGAATCGCGCCCATTGTGACCCAAACGACAAATCAACGGCGCGTCACACGACCCGAACCGGCTAGTAAGACCCTTAAACAGGACATGCACGCCCATCTAATCACTGATTTCACGCGCTTGGGCGCTACGACTGGCATAGCTCCTTAAAGCCCCAGTCGGCTTGGCTATtgattataataacaataaataaggcGGCTGTCACACGTACCATGACACAGCAACCGATGTCAGCGTTCTCGGGGGCAAAAGGCATCGTATACTCACCTTGCTGGTGGGCTGGCTTCAGCATCTGGCTTTGTTACACGTCTGTCGCCGTCTGCTGTCACCGCTGCCTCCCTGCACCTCACACAGGACTTGGAGCGGGGGCGCGCGCTCACGAGGTGACTTCTTCAGCACGGACCCGCAGTGAAGGAGGCGCGCTTCCATGGTATGAAACCCAAGGTCCGCTGCTGCGTCATTCTCGTGTCCCCACCAACCTCACCAACAGAGGAGCTGCACATCGCTCCGTACGGCGCTGCGCGCTCTCGCTCTGATCCATTCCGCTCGGGTGCTGCAGTGCTCCTGCTATGTATCGGCTATTCCGTTAGAGGCTGCGCAGTGCCGATGTGACCCCCAGGGCGCCCCCATTTTGCGTGGCGATGGTGACGCACCGTAAACGCTGGAAGACACGAGACCCCTTCGTCGCCCACCTGCCAGTCCTTTTATATTGTCTCCTCTATCTATTTGCTTCCCCGAGTGCCGGACGGGACACTTCTTTCTGTCGCTACAACTCCAATAGCGGACTCCGCTGTGAACAGTTACGTAACGAATCGGACCCCGCCAGATGTGCGGCTGCTTGCGACTCAAGCCTGTTAAGTCTGTTGGTGCCGAAGGTCAACAAATCCTtcgagatttcttttttttctgtccgaCAGCTGTGTGTTTTAAATTCCTGCCGTTCGGCGCAGTTTAAGGGTCCGAGTGCCATAAGGGCAGGCTGAGCGGTTTACATCCCATTGTACTACTGGGCGTCTTCATATTGcagatttatttgttattttaaaggcATAACCGTCAGACAACATTTAAGAATCACACAAACGATGTTGAGACGAAGAGAAGGACCTACTGGCCAGCTGGAGCTACTGCGGCCTACCCACACCCCAGTGATGGCTTAACAGTTGGCTGTTTGTGGCCACTGCCTTCCTGTCCAAAGTTGGGTCACACCTTCTGCTGAGGAAACAGGGATACAAGCTCCTGGTCTAGATGTTGTCACCACTATGATCTCTTCTGAATTCTTAATTGCTGTGCACAGCTGCTTTCCGTGTTCTCTCTTTCTGGTTTTATCGCTcatctttctgtttttgtgttctaCCTGATAATGCTGACCCTGCCTGCCGTTACAATTGCTGTCAATCTGTGTTGTCCATTCACCTGTTTAGCGGTTCTTGCCCACTGCCCAGTCATATTTGTACTAAGATAACCTGCAGCGGAACCAGGAGCCAACCCTGACACTCATTCACAAAATGCCAGTTTACAGTTGCCTACAATACAAATCTTTTAAAGACACCCAATAACTTGGGGAAACCCAAGCAGAGAGACTGCAAACTGGAAAGTGAACATGAAAGGCCTTGAACCCAAGTCCTGGATGTAGAAACAGCAGTGCTCAGTATTGTGACACTTCATTTCCCAAattcacatatattaaaaaacacatcATTTACAAACCCATACCATCATCTAGGCCTGactaatcctgagcagggtcactggggatggagcctatcccagcaggcacagggtgcaaggcaggaacgatATCTAGACATGGAACCAGTCCATCGTTTGTTCACCCACATACAAATTTTGATTCTGATTTAACACCAGAATATACAAGAGTCTCACTTTGACTCGAGTCTTTGCTTTGATTCATGTGTGCCACATCATTGATGCCCCAATAATCTGTAAAGCTTCCTGGGTTTGGTGTTACTGAAACAAGGAGCTATAcagtgcatactgtatgtattatatgtgtttatacagtataagccAGTTGGACTGGTGAGCATTGTtaggctgagtggcctgttcttgtctacatttttttttaatgttcacatgtgctgtgtgtatatgtatattatatatatttatatattaaacacacacacatacacaccttgTTTAGCATGTGCCTTCAAAGTCAGAGATAAGGAACTCGTTTGAAGAACCCGAGGTTGCTTGGTTGTTTACATCTTCTCTGCTTTCCTCCATAGAGAAAATGATGAGGAACAGGAGGAACAGAAGCCAACCCAATAATATCAAGAGTCAAACCTGGAAGGAGGACTGGCTCTGGAGGGGACAAGAACCATCACCTCTGTTTGCTCTCTGGTTTATTACAACTTCTTTTTgtggaagtaatgaaatgaagtGCCTAGGGGACCCCCACTCTTATCCTGTTCTTCATTTCCCCTTTCACAATATAAGAGTGGTTTCAGAAACTGTTTagcctcttcactttctgcacactttaatatgttgtagatttaattttaaacagatgaatctgccatttttgcacatttacactcaataactcataacaacaacaaagtgaagacgtgttttcagaaaggatatcaaatttattgaaaaccaaaaactgaaatctttcattccttgaagtattcagaccctttgctgtggtgcccaaattgtgctcaggtttATCCTGTTCACTTTACTTCTTCTTGAGATGTGCACAGAACTTGAGTGGAGGCCAACTGTGACAAACTCAGCTGATTGGACAGTTTAGTAAGGCACACTTGTGCCTGCGTATAGAAGGTCTCACAAATCagactgcatgtcaggacaaacaccaagccatgaagtccaaagaactctctgtagataatgaggcacagatcaggacaATGGGAGTAGCTATTTGCAAAGCTtcaagtgttcccaggagcaaaGTGGCCTCAAATAACTGTTAAAGGAAGGAGGAAGTTtggaactaccaggactcttcctagggtTGGCTATCTGGCTAAACTGAGTAACAAGGCAAGAATGGCCTTATTCAAGaagaccaagaactcaatggtcactctaacaggaTAAACATGTTGGAAGGACAACCACctcagcagcacttcatcaatTAGGTGTTCATGGCAGAGTGGATAACCAGAAACCACTTTCAAATAAAAGGCATAGGACACTTTAAAGGACTCAGAGCACAAGGAGAAAGTCTCTGTGATCTTAGGAGCAAAGAATCGAAGTCTTTGGGCAAAACTCCAAGCACTGTGTCTGGCAAAGTCCTGCCTCAtgtctgctcatcacctgcctcatACCAACCCtttggtgaagcatggtggtggcagcatcatgttatcaGAGTGCAGGGagag is a genomic window containing:
- the ccdc177 gene encoding coiled-coil domain-containing protein 177, whose amino-acid sequence is MVDPSEGTSDSQGGDGGPEVPAGATGGSSLPGTDTTAPCRQREQSPKLHLDLYNFDSPEADGSRYVLTSPRSLEACARCGVKPVELLPRSINEFVKEAPGHSMRVADGLFEIYERERLLKLKHCRDERERIVREEKRCPFNVVSSRVSTTLNGTSSSVSSSPASRTSSVNGTSDRASKPPSSGRVTSTAKPLAAGPPARRQTSHNGVTAAPSVKSSTSPVPDEKTGGDVSETKGKGKSHSLESLQKKHEVSTTTNHPSSESGASSSYSWGAPKAGSPQARTVATLNSLMGRSLSLGDLSHSPQTTKKVEKIVTEVKRRGMREVPERDRKIAALMLAKHQEEHINRQTRLVAHMQWDSERRLEEMRRGREEREKQRAILECQKMWHSQMSSRQQRLSQEQKDSATLRQRQASESEEHWKELAEKQERARQERLRQVALEEKQKKIHQEKNLRSIEEERQTMLEQEQQLLHEKLSMAELKRQEKEHQIQKERRGLNKAEKLRHKALLHEIARRQSEEKKLARRLMEQKLSRSTENYEQIQERRNQELKEKSKKEEQQIQKARKSAEIKEKEQRDYLEALAQRTEQRAQQAAQLAEEKAQQKALKVVQSRLEKEKILKLNRQKVEMEEHQRRQELLLSIEKKLEKSEQIFREKRAILESARSVARASFHVRDKVREETNVRTFDKMVLEAQLQASLDEK